A window of Flavobacterium flavigenum contains these coding sequences:
- a CDS encoding alkaline phosphatase: MNRRKFFKNGSLFTIGAAVINPFEGAANVLDLESANKNKKAKNIILLVSDGMSTGTLNMTDLFLNRKNGKGSNWIQLYKDNRVSRALMDTASASSIVTDSSAASSSWGGGFRVNNGVLNVSPQGEPHLPIWQKFKKAGKMAGCVTTVPITHATPAGFCVNSKSRNAQEDIAEQYLELGFDIMMGGGANYFSPELRKDKKDMYAAYTAKGYQVVKTKSEMEAASNSKPVLGVFADDGLPYYVDRNSDEKLKNTIPSLAEMSQKAIDRMKYHKNGFVLQIESGKVDWAAHGNDIAGLIHDQIEFDEAVKVAIEFAEKDKETLVIITTDHGNANPGIIYGKNANDNFDSIQKYTQTNEWILNEIKPQSSVAQVKEIIEKANGHSVSDEDAKYVLGYYDGLHKEDGLYNYKKLPYKAFAEMQGKINSVGWISMDHSGDYVELAMLGPGSELLKPFVKNTDLHYLMLQAAEVENKF; this comes from the coding sequence ATGAATAGAAGGAAGTTCTTTAAAAATGGCTCATTGTTTACGATAGGAGCCGCAGTTATCAATCCGTTTGAGGGTGCTGCAAATGTTTTAGATTTAGAGTCTGCTAATAAAAACAAAAAGGCAAAAAATATCATTTTACTAGTTAGTGACGGAATGAGTACTGGTACGCTTAATATGACCGATTTGTTTCTGAACAGAAAAAATGGCAAGGGTTCTAACTGGATACAATTATATAAAGACAACAGGGTTTCCAGAGCTTTAATGGATACTGCTTCAGCAAGTTCCATAGTAACTGATTCTTCTGCCGCGAGTTCTTCATGGGGTGGAGGTTTTCGTGTCAATAATGGTGTTTTGAACGTGAGTCCACAAGGAGAACCACATTTACCAATCTGGCAAAAATTTAAAAAAGCAGGGAAAATGGCGGGTTGTGTGACTACAGTTCCTATTACACATGCAACTCCGGCTGGTTTTTGCGTCAACAGCAAAAGCAGAAATGCCCAGGAAGATATTGCTGAACAATATTTAGAGCTTGGTTTTGATATCATGATGGGAGGCGGAGCGAATTATTTCAGTCCGGAATTGAGAAAGGACAAAAAAGATATGTATGCTGCTTATACAGCAAAAGGATATCAGGTTGTAAAAACAAAATCTGAAATGGAGGCTGCATCAAATTCTAAACCCGTTCTGGGTGTGTTTGCAGATGACGGACTTCCGTATTATGTGGACAGAAACAGTGATGAAAAATTAAAAAACACTATTCCGAGTCTGGCTGAAATGTCTCAAAAAGCAATCGACAGAATGAAGTATCATAAAAATGGTTTTGTTCTGCAGATTGAAAGTGGAAAGGTCGATTGGGCAGCACATGGAAATGATATTGCAGGTTTAATTCACGACCAGATTGAATTTGATGAAGCCGTAAAGGTGGCGATAGAATTTGCTGAAAAAGACAAAGAAACATTGGTAATCATTACAACAGATCACGGAAATGCAAATCCCGGCATTATTTACGGAAAAAATGCCAATGATAATTTTGACAGCATCCAAAAATATACACAGACCAACGAATGGATCCTGAATGAGATAAAACCGCAATCTTCCGTTGCGCAGGTAAAAGAAATTATTGAAAAAGCAAATGGACATTCTGTTTCAGATGAAGATGCCAAATATGTATTAGGCTACTACGACGGATTGCACAAAGAAGATGGATTGTACAATTATAAAAAGCTGCCTTATAAAGCTTTCGCAGAAATGCAGGGAAAAATAAATTCAGTAGGCTGGATCAGCATGGACCACTCGGGAGATTATGTTGAACTGGCGATGTTAGGTCCGGGAAGCGAACTTTTGAAGCCATTCGTAAAAAATACCGATTTGCATTATTTAATGCTTCAGGCTGCAGAAGTGGAGAATAAGTTTTAA